One window from the genome of Saprospiraceae bacterium encodes:
- a CDS encoding T9SS type A sorting domain-containing protein, whose protein sequence is MKKTLLFCFLLLNLTLLNGQNQRYLDQVFSEVKVDSNVVYGVNATILTVADPRFKQAMPQPLVMDIYSPAGDNLATRPLILYYHTGNFLPYPQNGSVSGTRRDSTCVEICTQLAKMGYVVASVDYRLGWDPVNTSKDVRVYTLINAAYRGVQDGHTCIRFFKKDVTEFGNRFGVDTSRITIWGQGTGGYVAANLGALDSYGKIPTASNGKFLINTPVGILPMVIEAINGNLIGTTVGTVPPGFGALLGVPDGDTLCYPNHVGYQSGFQLGVNMGGAVGDSAWIDMGQPPVISMHSTTDPFAPYKEGLVLVPVTPPLEVVPVQGSYLIQYLNTAFGNNNVFTAQSKLFNDAYTLAANQLNDGLDGLYPLVRESPYDSSPWDYWDPATNINHARGLQTNPDMSKAKALRFIDTLINYVKPRACLALGLNCDLSRYTGTTNLDPSAVGLNVVPNPAQDQIVVKTDAAFPIQSITILDLNGRVYNTISRINSNSVTINRDELKSGIYFLKIHFNKGESFSKVVFK, encoded by the coding sequence ATGAAAAAAACTTTACTCTTTTGTTTTCTTTTACTTAACCTGACTTTGTTAAACGGACAAAATCAGCGATATCTTGACCAGGTATTCAGTGAAGTAAAAGTTGACTCGAACGTTGTTTATGGCGTTAACGCAACCATTTTAACTGTTGCGGATCCACGTTTTAAACAAGCGATGCCACAGCCTCTGGTAATGGATATTTACAGTCCAGCCGGTGACAATTTGGCCACTCGGCCTTTAATTTTGTATTATCATACAGGCAACTTTTTACCTTATCCACAAAATGGAAGTGTAAGTGGTACCAGACGCGATTCAACCTGTGTTGAAATTTGTACTCAATTAGCTAAAATGGGATACGTTGTTGCATCCGTTGACTATCGTCTTGGATGGGATCCTGTTAATACAAGCAAAGACGTTCGTGTATATACCTTAATCAATGCTGCATATCGTGGTGTTCAGGATGGACATACCTGCATTCGATTCTTTAAAAAGGATGTAACTGAATTTGGCAATCGTTTTGGTGTTGATACTTCCCGTATCACAATATGGGGACAAGGAACCGGTGGTTATGTTGCAGCTAACTTAGGTGCATTAGACAGCTATGGAAAAATTCCAACAGCTTCTAATGGTAAATTTTTAATCAATACACCCGTCGGAATTCTTCCAATGGTTATTGAAGCAATCAATGGAAATTTAATTGGTACCACGGTGGGTACAGTTCCTCCTGGATTTGGCGCCTTGCTGGGTGTTCCAGATGGTGACACTTTATGCTATCCAAACCATGTGGGTTACCAATCCGGATTTCAACTTGGAGTCAATATGGGTGGAGCTGTTGGGGATTCTGCCTGGATTGACATGGGTCAACCTCCGGTTATTTCTATGCATAGTACAACCGACCCATTTGCTCCTTATAAAGAAGGTCTTGTGTTAGTTCCAGTAACGCCACCCCTTGAAGTAGTTCCGGTTCAAGGAAGTTACCTCATTCAATATTTGAATACTGCATTTGGTAACAACAATGTATTTACTGCACAATCGAAATTATTTAACGACGCATATACATTGGCTGCTAATCAATTAAATGATGGATTGGATGGTCTGTATCCATTGGTAAGAGAAAGTCCATATGATTCAAGTCCATGGGATTATTGGGATCCAGCAACTAACATCAATCATGCAAGAGGTTTACAGACAAATCCAGATATGTCAAAAGCAAAAGCACTTCGCTTTATTGATACTTTAATCAACTATGTAAAACCTAGAGCTTGTTTGGCATTGGGTCTCAATTGTGATCTGAGCCGATATACAGGAACTACGAATCTAGATCCGTCTGCAGTTGGTTTAAATGTGGTGCCTAATCCTGCACAAGATCAAATTGTTGTAAAAACAGATGCTGCTTTTCCAATTCAATCTATTACTATATTGGATTTAAACGGACGGGTTTATAACACCATTTCAAGAATAAATTCAAACAGTGTTACAATCAATCGCGATGAACTTAAATCCGGTATTTACTTTTTGAAAATTCATTTCAACAA